From the genome of Flavobacterium luteolum, one region includes:
- a CDS encoding cob(I)yrinic acid a,c-diamide adenosyltransferase: MKVYTKTGDKGTTALFGGTRVPKDHIRIDSYGTVDELNSYIGLIRDQEMDSHYKTILIEIQDRLFTVGAILATPQEKEVLKNGKLRLENLGIIDSDIELLENEIDKMDESLPPMTHFVLPGGHPTVSHCHIARCICRRAERLSVHLSHNEHVPEIAITYLNRLSDYLFVLARKLSSDLKADEVKWIPRK; this comes from the coding sequence ATGAAAGTATATACCAAAACCGGCGACAAAGGCACAACGGCTCTTTTTGGAGGAACGCGTGTACCAAAAGACCATATTAGAATTGACAGTTACGGAACTGTTGACGAACTGAACTCTTATATCGGACTAATCCGTGATCAGGAAATGGATTCGCATTATAAAACGATTTTAATCGAAATTCAGGATCGTCTTTTTACAGTTGGTGCCATTTTGGCAACTCCACAAGAGAAAGAGGTTTTAAAAAATGGGAAACTTCGCTTGGAAAATCTCGGCATAATTGATTCGGATATTGAATTACTCGAAAATGAAATTGATAAAATGGACGAAAGTCTACCGCCAATGACGCATTTTGTTTTACCTGGTGGCCACCCGACCGTGTCACATTGTCATATAGCGCGCTGTATTTGCCGTCGAGCAGAGCGTTTATCAGTCCATTTAAGTCATAATGAACACGTTCCAGAAATAGCAATCACATACTTAAACCGACTTTCTGACTACCTTTTTGTCTTGGCACGAAAGTTGTCCTCAGACTTAAAAGCAGATGAAGTGAAATGGATTCCGCGTAAGTAA
- a CDS encoding DUF2795 domain-containing protein, which yields MYWTLELASYLSDAPWPANKDELIDYAIRAGAPLEVVENLQSIEDEGEIYESMEEIWPDYPTDEDYLWNEDEY from the coding sequence ATGTATTGGACATTAGAATTAGCATCTTATTTAAGTGATGCGCCATGGCCTGCTAACAAAGATGAACTTATTGACTACGCCATTAGAGCAGGTGCTCCATTAGAGGTAGTAGAAAACCTTCAATCAATCGAAGATGAAGGCGAGATATATGAATCAATGGAAGAAATTTGGCCTGATTATCCAACAGACGAAGATTATCTTTGGAATGAGGATGAAT